One Microbacterium sp. zg-B96 genomic region harbors:
- a CDS encoding Rieske 2Fe-2S domain-containing protein, whose translation MRITGLGHAGMFIETAGGTILCDPVIKSSFYGSWFVFPDNRALDWERYGNADFLYISHRHRDHFDPWMLEKYVRKDIEVLLPDYPTDDLEQDLRRLGYDNITYTRAGEVIERGALRLMITPLRAPSDGPIGDSSLSVDDGTASILNQNDSHPLDLEKLLSFGKPEAYFTQFSGAIWWPMVYDLPQDAKVNFAALKREAQHKRAMFYIEKVDAPHVYPMAGPPMFLRDDLFRYNGLGEQNDSIFTDQAQFLARMKQEAPQYDGHIFIPGTVVTIEHGQQTIEQTLYTEAEIEQIFADKWGYLEQQRATRQEEIRAEEASRAPVLPPQEMLAELKAWWEPLLRRGRIFREGVGGPVRMTIGDLDVCIDFPKAKVREYAGEETNYWFTIPADLVSTNIAEREIDWSNSIFLSMQFQAGRVGKFNEFIYTFFKCLSRDRIEYVENWYAEQSDVSEDIQLGDWTVQRRCPHLRADLSKTGKIEGDVLTCSLHDWKWDLTTGKCLSTLGHPIRASHVEEDDLHRAAVTPAA comes from the coding sequence ATGCGCATCACGGGTCTGGGCCACGCTGGCATGTTCATCGAGACGGCAGGCGGCACGATCCTCTGTGACCCGGTGATCAAGTCGTCGTTCTATGGGTCGTGGTTCGTCTTCCCCGACAATCGGGCGCTGGACTGGGAGCGTTACGGCAACGCCGACTTCCTGTACATCTCGCACCGCCACCGCGACCACTTCGACCCGTGGATGCTGGAGAAGTACGTCCGCAAGGACATCGAGGTGTTGCTGCCGGATTACCCCACCGACGACCTCGAGCAGGATCTGCGCCGGCTCGGCTACGACAACATCACCTACACGCGCGCAGGTGAGGTCATCGAGCGCGGCGCACTGCGGCTCATGATCACGCCGCTGCGCGCCCCCAGCGACGGCCCCATCGGCGACTCCAGCCTGTCGGTCGACGACGGCACCGCGTCGATCCTGAACCAGAACGACTCGCACCCGCTGGATCTCGAGAAGCTGCTGAGCTTCGGCAAGCCGGAGGCGTACTTCACCCAGTTCTCCGGCGCCATCTGGTGGCCGATGGTCTACGACCTGCCCCAGGACGCCAAGGTCAACTTCGCCGCCCTCAAGCGCGAGGCGCAGCACAAGCGGGCGATGTTCTACATCGAGAAGGTCGACGCCCCGCACGTGTACCCGATGGCCGGCCCGCCGATGTTCCTGCGGGACGACCTGTTCCGCTACAACGGGCTGGGCGAGCAGAACGACTCGATCTTCACCGACCAGGCGCAGTTCCTGGCCCGGATGAAGCAAGAGGCCCCGCAGTACGACGGCCACATCTTCATCCCCGGCACCGTGGTGACCATCGAGCACGGGCAACAGACGATCGAGCAGACCCTGTACACCGAAGCCGAGATCGAGCAGATCTTCGCCGACAAGTGGGGCTACCTCGAGCAGCAGCGCGCGACGCGCCAGGAAGAGATCCGCGCCGAAGAGGCCTCCCGCGCCCCGGTGCTGCCGCCGCAGGAGATGCTCGCCGAGCTCAAGGCCTGGTGGGAGCCGCTGCTGCGCCGCGGCCGCATCTTCCGTGAGGGCGTGGGCGGGCCGGTGCGCATGACCATCGGCGACCTGGATGTGTGCATCGACTTCCCCAAGGCCAAGGTGCGCGAGTACGCGGGGGAGGAGACCAACTACTGGTTCACGATTCCCGCCGACCTCGTCTCGACCAACATCGCCGAGCGCGAGATCGACTGGTCGAACTCGATCTTCCTGTCGATGCAGTTCCAGGCCGGCCGGGTGGGCAAGTTCAACGAGTTCATCTACACATTCTTCAAGTGCCTGTCCCGTGACCGCATCGAGTATGTGGAGAACTGGTACGCCGAACAGTCCGACGTGTCGGAGGATATCCAGCTCGGCGACTGGACCGTGCAGCGCCGCTGCCCGCACCTGCGGGCCGATCTGTCCAAGACCGGCAAGATCGAGGGCGATGTGCTCACCTGCTCGCTCCACGACTGGAAGTGGGATCTGACGACCGGCAAGTGCCTGTCGACACTCGGTCACCCGATCCGTGCCAGCCACGTGGAAGAGGACGATCTGCACCGGGCCGCCGTCACCCCCGCCGCGTGA
- a CDS encoding GNAT family N-acetyltransferase, with product MNRAVDPRLSVRRIRADEWREVRALRLAATADPDAAIAFLDSHATTAARSDEFWQSRTADAALGETAAQFIATLGDEPVGSVVVLVRATGQTDHLGRFVDDRRADVVGVWVRPDSRGSGAIDLLLDTAADWVRSVGLRRVHLDVHRDNARAQAAYRRAGFIPTGETLDGPIGPEIVMARDLPVARDPH from the coding sequence GTGAACCGGGCTGTCGACCCTCGCCTGTCGGTGCGGCGCATCCGCGCCGACGAATGGCGTGAGGTGCGTGCGCTGCGGTTGGCGGCCACCGCGGACCCCGACGCGGCGATCGCATTCCTGGATAGCCACGCCACGACCGCGGCACGCAGCGACGAGTTCTGGCAGTCGCGCACCGCGGATGCCGCGCTCGGCGAGACCGCTGCCCAGTTCATCGCGACCCTCGGTGACGAACCGGTGGGAAGCGTCGTCGTGCTGGTGCGGGCCACCGGGCAGACCGATCACCTGGGCCGGTTCGTCGACGACCGCCGCGCCGATGTCGTCGGCGTGTGGGTGCGGCCGGACAGTCGCGGCTCCGGCGCGATCGACCTGCTGCTGGACACCGCGGCGGATTGGGTGCGTTCGGTCGGGCTGCGCCGCGTGCACCTGGACGTGCACCGCGACAACGCGCGCGCCCAGGCCGCCTACCGGCGGGCCGGGTTCATCCCCACCGGGGAGACCCTGGACGGCCCGATCGGGCCGGAGATCGTCATGGCACGGGACCTGCCGGTCGCACGCGACCCCCACTGA
- the carA gene encoding glutamine-hydrolyzing carbamoyl-phosphate synthase small subunit translates to MTTFTRDPAVLVLEDGTRHTGRAYGAQGTTLGEVVFATGMTGYQETLTDPSYAGQIVLQTAPHIGNTGMNDEDPESRRIWVAGYIVRDPSRVVSNWRADSSLDDALVADGVVGISGIDTRAVTRHIRAAGSMRGGIFSGAAAGIDPEEQLRIVREAPEMAGQNLSAQVSVASAEVTPAVGERIGAVAVLDLGVKQSTVVNLAARGFDVHVLPQNVTIDDILAIDPVGVFYSNGPGDPAASDDHVVLLRSVLDEKLPFFGICFGNQLLGRALGFGTYKLPFGHRGINQPVLDKQTGRVEITAHNHGFAVDAPIEGVTDSPSGYGRVEVSHVDLNDNVVEGLRALDIPAFSVQYHPEAAAGPHDANYLFDRFRDLVVATLETKNA, encoded by the coding sequence GTGACCACCTTCACTCGCGACCCCGCTGTGCTCGTCCTCGAGGACGGCACACGCCACACCGGACGCGCCTACGGCGCGCAGGGCACGACCCTCGGCGAGGTGGTGTTCGCCACCGGCATGACCGGCTACCAGGAGACCCTCACCGACCCGTCCTACGCCGGCCAGATCGTGCTGCAGACCGCACCGCACATCGGCAACACCGGCATGAACGACGAAGACCCCGAATCCCGCCGCATCTGGGTGGCCGGGTACATCGTGCGCGACCCCTCCCGCGTCGTATCGAACTGGCGCGCCGACTCGTCGCTGGACGACGCGCTCGTCGCCGACGGCGTGGTGGGCATCAGCGGCATCGACACGCGTGCCGTCACGCGCCACATCCGCGCCGCCGGCAGCATGCGCGGCGGCATCTTCAGCGGCGCCGCCGCGGGGATCGATCCGGAGGAGCAGCTGCGCATCGTGCGCGAGGCGCCCGAGATGGCCGGTCAGAACCTCTCCGCGCAGGTCTCCGTCGCCTCCGCCGAGGTCACCCCCGCCGTCGGCGAGCGCATCGGCGCCGTGGCGGTGCTGGACCTCGGCGTCAAGCAGTCCACCGTCGTCAACCTCGCCGCCCGCGGGTTCGACGTGCATGTGCTGCCGCAGAACGTCACGATCGACGACATCCTCGCGATCGACCCGGTGGGGGTGTTCTACTCCAACGGACCCGGCGACCCCGCGGCATCCGACGATCACGTCGTGCTGCTGCGTTCGGTGCTGGATGAGAAGCTGCCGTTCTTCGGCATCTGCTTCGGCAACCAGCTGCTGGGCCGCGCGCTCGGCTTCGGCACCTACAAGCTGCCGTTCGGCCACCGCGGCATCAACCAGCCCGTGCTGGACAAGCAGACCGGCCGCGTCGAGATCACCGCGCACAACCACGGCTTCGCCGTCGACGCGCCGATCGAGGGCGTCACCGACAGCCCGAGCGGCTACGGCCGGGTGGAAGTGAGCCACGTCGACCTCAACGACAACGTCGTGGAGGGGCTGCGGGCCCTGGACATCCCGGCGTTCTCGGTGCAGTACCACCCCGAGGCGGCCGCCGGACCGCACGACGCCAACTACCTTTTCGACCGCTTCCGCGACCTCGTCGTCGCGACCCTGGAGACGAAGAATGCCTAA
- the pyrR gene encoding bifunctional pyr operon transcriptional regulator/uracil phosphoribosyltransferase PyrR — protein MSTRTVLHEADIARALTRISHEILESNRGPEDLVILGIPTRGVTLAERVGALVTEFGGRSVPVGALDVTMYRDDLHRNPTRAPQPTQIPAGGVDGKTVVLVDDVLFSGRSIRAALDALQDIGRPAAVRLAILVDRGHRELPIRPDFVGKNLPSARDERVNVRLAEVDGVEEVTIES, from the coding sequence ATGAGCACGCGCACTGTGCTGCACGAAGCCGACATCGCCCGAGCGCTGACTCGGATCTCTCACGAGATCCTGGAGTCCAACCGAGGGCCCGAGGATCTGGTCATCCTCGGCATCCCCACCCGTGGCGTCACCCTCGCCGAACGCGTCGGCGCGCTCGTCACCGAATTCGGCGGCCGGAGCGTCCCCGTCGGCGCGCTGGACGTGACGATGTACCGCGACGACCTGCACCGCAACCCCACCCGCGCGCCGCAGCCGACCCAGATCCCCGCCGGGGGTGTGGACGGCAAGACCGTGGTGCTGGTGGACGATGTGCTGTTCTCGGGGCGCAGCATCCGCGCCGCGCTCGACGCCCTGCAGGACATCGGGCGTCCCGCAGCGGTGCGTCTGGCGATCCTGGTGGACCGCGGGCATCGGGAACTGCCCATCCGGCCGGACTTCGTCGGCAAGAACCTCCCCAGCGCCCGCGACGAGCGCGTCAACGTGCGCCTGGCCGAAGTCGACGGCGTCGAGGAGGTGACGATCGAGTCATGA
- the aroQ gene encoding type II 3-dehydroquinate dehydratase: MTTPTPRRLLLVNGPNLNLLGTREPALYGRETLADVERIATDAAAARGFELRAVQSNHEGVLIDAIHAAREDCAGIVINPGGLTHTSIALRDALSGVALPVAEVHVSDIYAREQFRHHSYVADVAAVHVIGEGVAGYARAVSLLLDVITGHAEG, translated from the coding sequence GTGACCACCCCCACCCCCCGCAGACTCCTGCTCGTCAACGGCCCGAACCTCAATTTGCTGGGAACCCGCGAACCCGCCCTGTACGGCCGGGAGACCCTCGCCGACGTCGAGAGGATCGCAACGGATGCCGCGGCCGCGCGTGGCTTCGAGCTGCGCGCCGTGCAGAGCAACCACGAAGGGGTGCTCATCGACGCCATCCACGCCGCGCGTGAGGATTGCGCCGGCATCGTGATCAACCCCGGTGGGCTCACCCACACGTCCATTGCACTGCGGGACGCGCTGAGCGGTGTGGCGCTGCCGGTCGCCGAGGTGCATGTCTCGGACATCTACGCCCGCGAACAGTTCCGTCACCACTCCTACGTCGCCGACGTCGCCGCTGTCCACGTGATCGGGGAAGGGGTCGCGGGGTACGCCCGCGCGGTGTCACTGCTGCTGGATGTCATCACCGGTCACGCCGAAGGCTGA
- the efp gene encoding elongation factor P translates to MASTADIRNGVVLSIDGQLWNVIEFQHVKPGKGGAFVRTKLKNVVSGKTVDRTYNAGAKIEIENVDRRDFTYLYNDGESFVFMDVADYDQINVPATVVGDAKNFLLENQQVQIAMNNGNPLYVELPASVVLEITYTEPGLQGDRSSAGTKAATVETGYEIQVPLFVEQGTKVKVDTRTGDYLGRVS, encoded by the coding sequence ATGGCATCCACCGCAGACATCAGGAACGGCGTCGTCCTCAGCATCGACGGCCAGCTCTGGAACGTCATCGAGTTCCAGCATGTCAAGCCGGGCAAGGGGGGCGCCTTCGTGCGCACCAAGCTCAAGAACGTCGTGTCGGGCAAGACCGTCGACCGCACGTACAACGCCGGCGCCAAGATCGAGATCGAGAACGTCGATCGTCGCGACTTCACCTACCTGTACAACGACGGCGAGAGCTTCGTGTTCATGGACGTGGCCGACTACGACCAGATCAACGTGCCGGCCACAGTCGTCGGCGACGCGAAGAACTTCCTGCTGGAGAACCAGCAGGTGCAGATCGCGATGAACAACGGCAACCCGCTGTACGTCGAGCTGCCGGCATCCGTCGTGCTCGAGATCACCTACACCGAGCCGGGCCTGCAGGGCGACCGTTCGTCGGCCGGCACGAAGGCCGCGACCGTGGAGACCGGCTACGAGATCCAGGTGCCGCTGTTCGTCGAGCAGGGCACGAAGGTCAAGGTCGACACCCGCACGGGTGACTACCTCGGCCGCGTCAGCTGA
- the nusB gene encoding transcription antitermination factor NusB produces MSARTKARKRALDILYQSDIRGDDLGVTLAAEAKRAANEPAREASWLYAREIVDGVIDNRDEIDEQITTVSKDWTLARMPAVDRAILRMAAWEILHNDEVPAAVAIDEAVELAKEFSTDDSGSFVHGVLARIARAS; encoded by the coding sequence ATGAGTGCACGCACCAAGGCACGCAAGCGCGCCCTCGACATCCTGTACCAGTCCGACATCCGCGGTGACGACCTCGGGGTGACCCTGGCCGCCGAGGCCAAGCGCGCCGCGAACGAACCCGCCCGCGAGGCATCCTGGCTGTACGCCCGTGAGATCGTCGACGGTGTCATCGACAACCGCGACGAGATCGACGAGCAGATCACCACCGTCTCGAAGGACTGGACTCTCGCCCGCATGCCCGCCGTCGACCGCGCGATCCTGCGGATGGCCGCGTGGGAGATCCTGCACAACGACGAGGTCCCCGCCGCCGTCGCGATCGACGAGGCCGTGGAACTGGCCAAGGAGTTCTCCACCGACGACTCCGGGTCGTTCGTCCACGGCGTGCTCGCCCGCATCGCACGCGCGTCCTGA
- a CDS encoding DEAD/DEAH box helicase, which translates to MTSRATPDWREVLTAPAPAGAVPGLALGVELRQRVRRAESRWAPTRVETATARGLHHSSDDLSLALRPLERSVRGWIKGQVSWDALRRPGHRYDPAQGRWFVELYSIARDARTLGTMPDGSEWLTLDDVESHLLWAHLAAAQTRGIPLTAPKPHQTVALAREAAVSLHAERNGHGLAVAAQVMIDGAPVDAGTVRTIGHVGLYRFDAVGERIAVTLAPAAVPDAAHALLQSRSPVIVPAAEADEFLRDHLPRLTRQTPVSLGRGIHPPPALPPRLEVAVRFQPADRVEVALTWRYAGAPPVPYDSPASADRDAAFEQQLQARVEAAWRSAGDLPFTPAGSFTGADAAEFAAAVLPALERIEGVHSDVTGIRRTYRELTGIPEITVTTVESTDADWFDLGILVTIDGRRIPFTPLLTALTRRRRKLLLSDGGYFSLAHPALDRLRELLEEAAELDEWDTGPRISRYQTALWSDFEDLADQAQPAVAWRATVEALRETTTVPPTPVPAQLRAELRPYQQEGLDWLAFLWRQRLGGILADDMGLGKTLQTLALIAHTREAGERRPFLVVAPTSVLATWRTEAERFAPDLVVRTIDASAVRRDVTVADLAAGADIVVTSYTLLRLGDQEYAAVEWAGLILDEAQFVKNPATKLHRAVKALHADVTFAITGTPLENTLTELWALLSLTAPGLFPSARQFRQEYVGPIEQGKTPENAEGAPYRARRLERLRRRIRPFLLRRTKDLVAGDLPPKQEQQLWVTLSDEHRALYDTVLQRERQKVLGLLDDLDRQRFIVFRSLTLLRMLSLAPALIDGRHTRLGSSKLDALLEHLTELAAEGHRALVFSQFTSFLQLAARRLDAAGIAYAWLDGSTRRREEVISAFRDGDAPVFLISLKAGGFGLTLTEADYVFLLDPWWNPAAESQAVDRTHRIGQTRPVNVYRMIAEGTIEEKVMALQQRKARLFQAVMDDDDLFSQALTADDIRGLFDV; encoded by the coding sequence ATGACCTCGCGCGCGACGCCCGACTGGCGCGAGGTGCTCACCGCGCCGGCGCCCGCCGGCGCCGTGCCCGGGCTCGCGCTCGGCGTGGAACTGCGCCAGCGGGTGCGGCGTGCCGAGTCGCGGTGGGCGCCCACTCGCGTCGAGACGGCGACAGCACGCGGACTGCACCACTCCAGCGACGACCTGTCACTGGCGCTGCGACCGCTGGAGCGCAGCGTGCGCGGCTGGATCAAGGGCCAGGTGTCCTGGGATGCGCTGCGCCGCCCTGGGCACCGATACGACCCCGCGCAGGGGCGCTGGTTCGTGGAGCTGTACAGCATCGCCCGCGACGCGCGCACCCTCGGCACCATGCCGGACGGGTCGGAGTGGCTGACGCTGGACGACGTCGAATCCCACCTGCTGTGGGCTCACCTGGCCGCCGCGCAGACGCGGGGGATCCCGCTGACCGCACCCAAGCCGCACCAGACGGTGGCCCTCGCCCGGGAGGCGGCGGTCTCCCTCCACGCCGAGCGCAACGGCCACGGGCTGGCGGTGGCCGCACAGGTGATGATCGACGGCGCCCCGGTGGATGCCGGCACCGTCCGCACGATCGGTCACGTCGGCCTGTACCGGTTCGATGCGGTGGGGGAGCGCATCGCGGTGACGCTCGCACCGGCTGCGGTGCCGGACGCCGCTCACGCACTGCTGCAGTCGCGGTCTCCCGTGATCGTTCCGGCGGCAGAGGCCGACGAGTTCCTGCGCGACCACCTGCCGCGGCTGACCCGACAGACGCCCGTGAGCCTCGGCCGTGGCATCCACCCCCCACCCGCGCTGCCGCCCCGGCTGGAGGTCGCGGTGCGGTTCCAACCGGCCGACCGGGTGGAGGTGGCGCTGACCTGGCGCTACGCGGGGGCACCCCCGGTGCCGTACGACTCCCCGGCGAGCGCCGATCGCGACGCCGCCTTCGAGCAGCAGCTGCAGGCCCGCGTCGAGGCGGCATGGCGCAGCGCCGGCGACCTGCCGTTCACGCCCGCCGGCTCCTTCACCGGGGCGGATGCCGCCGAGTTCGCCGCCGCGGTGCTGCCGGCGCTGGAGCGGATCGAGGGCGTCCACAGCGACGTCACCGGCATCCGCCGCACCTACCGGGAACTGACCGGCATTCCGGAGATCACCGTCACCACCGTGGAGAGCACCGATGCCGACTGGTTCGATCTCGGCATCCTGGTCACCATCGACGGGCGGCGCATCCCCTTCACCCCGCTGCTGACGGCCCTCACCCGGCGCCGACGCAAACTGCTGCTCAGCGACGGCGGGTACTTCTCCCTCGCCCACCCGGCGCTGGACCGACTGCGGGAACTGCTCGAGGAAGCCGCCGAACTGGACGAGTGGGACACCGGCCCCCGCATCAGCAGGTACCAGACGGCGCTGTGGTCCGACTTCGAGGACCTCGCCGACCAGGCCCAACCCGCCGTCGCGTGGCGGGCCACCGTCGAGGCGCTGCGGGAGACCACCACCGTGCCGCCGACGCCCGTCCCGGCGCAGCTGCGGGCCGAGCTGCGCCCCTACCAGCAGGAGGGGCTGGACTGGCTGGCGTTCCTGTGGCGGCAGCGCCTGGGCGGCATCCTCGCCGACGACATGGGGCTCGGGAAGACCCTGCAGACCCTCGCGCTCATCGCCCACACCCGCGAAGCGGGGGAGCGGCGGCCCTTCCTCGTCGTCGCGCCCACCTCGGTGCTGGCCACGTGGCGCACCGAAGCCGAGCGGTTCGCCCCGGACCTCGTGGTCCGCACGATCGATGCCAGCGCCGTCAGGCGCGATGTCACGGTGGCCGATCTCGCCGCCGGGGCGGACATCGTCGTCACCTCCTACACGCTGCTGCGCCTGGGCGACCAGGAGTACGCCGCGGTGGAGTGGGCGGGGCTCATCCTCGACGAGGCCCAGTTCGTCAAGAACCCGGCCACCAAGCTCCACCGCGCGGTGAAGGCTCTGCACGCCGACGTGACGTTCGCCATCACCGGCACCCCGCTGGAGAACACCCTCACCGAACTGTGGGCGCTGCTGTCGCTGACCGCACCCGGGCTGTTCCCCTCGGCGCGGCAGTTCCGCCAGGAGTACGTCGGGCCGATCGAGCAGGGCAAGACCCCCGAGAACGCGGAGGGCGCGCCCTATCGCGCCCGGCGCCTGGAGCGGCTGCGTCGCCGCATCCGGCCGTTCCTGCTGCGCCGCACCAAGGACCTCGTCGCCGGCGACCTGCCGCCCAAGCAGGAGCAGCAGCTGTGGGTGACGCTCAGCGACGAGCACCGCGCGCTGTACGACACCGTCCTGCAGCGGGAGCGGCAGAAGGTGCTGGGGCTGCTGGACGACCTCGACCGGCAGCGGTTCATCGTGTTCCGCTCCCTCACGCTGCTGCGGATGCTGAGTCTCGCGCCGGCCCTCATCGACGGCCGGCACACCCGGCTGGGCTCGAGCAAGCTCGACGCGCTCCTGGAACACCTCACCGAACTGGCCGCCGAGGGCCACCGCGCGCTGGTGTTCAGTCAGTTCACGTCTTTCCTGCAGCTGGCGGCACGCCGGTTGGATGCCGCCGGGATCGCGTATGCCTGGCTCGACGGCTCCACCCGGCGCCGAGAGGAGGTCATCTCCGCGTTCCGCGACGGCGACGCGCCGGTGTTCCTCATCAGCCTGAAGGCCGGCGGGTTCGGGCTCACCCTCACCGAGGCCGACTACGTGTTTCTCCTGGACCCGTGGTGGAACCCCGCCGCCGAGTCGCAGGCGGTGGACCGCACCCATCGCATCGGGCAAACACGCCCGGTGAACGTCTACCGCATGATCGCGGAGGGCACGATCGAGGAGAAGGTCATGGCACTGCAACAGCGCAAGGCGCGGCTGTTCCAGGCGGTCATGGACGACGACGACCTGTTTTCGCAGGCGCTCACCGCCGACGACATCCGCGGACTGTTCGACGTATAG
- a CDS encoding dihydroorotase: protein MTEVFLIRGASIHDGTGNERTADILIDGDRIAEVGTGLSRAGATVIDADGLVALPGLVDLHTHLREPGYEASETILTGSRAAAAGGYTAVFAMPNTSPVADTAGVVEQELALGEAAGYVTVQPIGAVTVGQKGERLAELGAMASSRARVRVFSDDGFCVWDPLIMRRALEYVKAFDGVIAQHAQDPRLTEGAQMNEGTVSAELGLAGWPAVAEESIIARDVLLAEHVGSRLHVCHLSTAGSVDIIRWAKKRGIAVTAEVTPHHLLLTEELVRDYDARYKVNPPLRRAEDVQAMREGLADGTIDIVATDHAPHPTEAKACEWQAAANGMVGLESALRVVQQAMVDTGLLGWDDVARVMSTAPARIGRLADHGTPIAAGQAASLTLYDPAPVRRFGREDLRGRSVNSPYIDRELPGEVRWTIHRGAPTVADGVLRHSGEVIA, encoded by the coding sequence ATGACCGAGGTCTTCCTCATCCGCGGCGCCAGCATCCACGACGGCACCGGCAACGAGCGCACCGCCGACATCCTGATCGACGGCGACCGCATCGCCGAGGTCGGCACGGGTCTCAGCCGCGCCGGCGCCACCGTGATCGACGCGGACGGGCTCGTCGCGCTCCCCGGTCTGGTCGACCTGCACACCCACCTGCGCGAACCCGGCTACGAGGCGTCCGAGACGATCCTCACCGGCTCCCGCGCCGCCGCCGCCGGCGGCTACACGGCGGTGTTCGCTATGCCCAACACGTCGCCTGTCGCCGACACCGCAGGCGTCGTCGAGCAGGAACTCGCCCTCGGCGAGGCCGCCGGGTACGTCACGGTGCAGCCGATCGGCGCGGTCACCGTGGGCCAGAAGGGTGAGCGCCTGGCGGAGCTGGGCGCCATGGCTTCCTCACGCGCCCGGGTGCGGGTGTTCAGCGACGACGGCTTCTGCGTGTGGGATCCGCTCATCATGCGCCGGGCACTGGAGTACGTGAAGGCGTTCGACGGCGTCATCGCCCAGCACGCGCAGGATCCCCGCCTCACCGAGGGCGCCCAGATGAACGAGGGCACCGTGTCGGCCGAGCTGGGCCTGGCCGGGTGGCCCGCCGTCGCCGAGGAGTCGATCATCGCGCGCGACGTGCTGCTTGCCGAGCACGTCGGCTCCCGGCTGCACGTGTGCCACCTGTCCACGGCCGGCTCGGTGGACATCATCCGCTGGGCGAAGAAGCGCGGCATCGCCGTGACCGCCGAAGTCACCCCGCACCACCTGCTGCTGACCGAAGAGCTCGTGCGCGACTACGACGCCCGTTACAAGGTGAACCCGCCGCTGCGCCGCGCAGAGGACGTGCAGGCCATGCGGGAAGGCCTCGCCGACGGCACGATCGACATCGTCGCGACCGACCACGCCCCGCATCCCACCGAGGCGAAGGCCTGCGAATGGCAGGCGGCGGCCAACGGCATGGTGGGGCTCGAGAGCGCGCTGCGGGTCGTCCAGCAGGCGATGGTCGACACCGGCCTGCTCGGCTGGGACGACGTCGCCCGCGTCATGTCGACCGCACCGGCCCGCATCGGGCGGCTCGCCGACCACGGCACCCCGATCGCCGCCGGCCAGGCCGCATCGCTCACCCTCTACGACCCCGCCCCGGTGCGCCGGTTCGGTCGCGAGGACCTCCGCGGACGCAGCGTCAACTCTCCCTACATCGACCGCGAGCTTCCCGGTGAGGTGCGCTGGACGATCCACCGAGGAGCGCCGACCGTCGCCGACGGCGTACTGCGCCACAGCGGCGAGGTCATCGCATGA
- a CDS encoding aspartate carbamoyltransferase catalytic subunit, translating into MRHLLDTRTLTRDDALRILDVAEEMADTQRREVKKLPTLRGKTVVNLFFEDSTRTRISFEAAAKRLSADVINFSAKGSSVSKGESLQDTAQTLQAMGADAVVIRHGASGAPRTLATSGWITAGVVNAGDGTHEHPTQALLDAFTIRKRFFGADSRGRDLTGLRVVIVGDVLHSRVARSNVWLLTTLGATVTLVAPPTLVPQDVSAWPVEIRYDLDEAIDQGVDALMMLRIQLERMNAAYFPTEREYSRRWGLDAARVGRLSADSIVMHPGPMNRGLEISADAADSPRSTVLEQVTNGVSVRMAALYLLLAGERARHEEDGR; encoded by the coding sequence ATGAGGCACCTGCTCGACACCCGCACCCTGACCCGCGACGACGCGTTGCGCATCCTCGACGTCGCCGAAGAGATGGCCGACACCCAGCGCCGTGAGGTCAAGAAGCTGCCGACCCTGCGGGGCAAGACGGTGGTGAACCTGTTCTTCGAAGACTCCACCCGCACCCGCATCTCGTTCGAGGCCGCCGCAAAGCGCCTCTCCGCCGACGTGATCAACTTCTCCGCCAAGGGCTCATCGGTATCCAAGGGCGAATCGCTCCAGGACACCGCCCAGACGCTGCAGGCGATGGGGGCCGATGCCGTCGTCATCCGCCACGGCGCGTCCGGAGCGCCGCGCACCCTCGCCACGAGCGGGTGGATCACCGCCGGTGTCGTCAACGCGGGGGACGGCACGCACGAGCACCCCACCCAGGCGCTGCTGGATGCCTTCACGATCCGCAAGCGCTTCTTCGGCGCGGACAGCCGGGGCCGCGACCTCACCGGGCTGCGGGTCGTGATCGTCGGCGACGTGCTGCACTCGCGTGTCGCCCGCTCCAACGTCTGGCTGCTGACGACCCTGGGGGCCACCGTCACCCTGGTCGCGCCGCCCACTCTGGTGCCGCAGGATGTGTCGGCCTGGCCGGTGGAGATCCGCTACGACCTGGACGAGGCGATCGACCAGGGCGTGGACGCGCTGATGATGCTGCGAATTCAGCTGGAGCGCATGAATGCGGCGTATTTCCCCACTGAGCGGGAGTATTCCCGCCGATGGGGGCTGGATGCCGCGCGTGTGGGTCGCCTTTCGGCCGATAGCATTGTCATGCACCCCGGTCCCATGAACCGGGGCCTGGAGATCTCCGCCGACGCCGCCGATTCGCCCCGTTCGACTGTGCTCGAACAGGTGACGAACGGCGTGTCCGTGCGGATGGCCGCCCTCTATCTGCTGCTGGCAGGCGAGCGCGCACGACACGAGGAGGACGGACGATGA